The following DNA comes from Arcobacter cloacae.
CGATTAACTTTTCTCTATATTCAGCAACAACATCTTCTAAATCCGCTGGGATATCTTCGATATTGTACATTTCACCTGCTTGCGCATCAAGGTTATATGTATAAGCTTTCATTTTAACTAAGTCAATCATACCTCTAAAATTCTCTTCAGCACCGATTGGGATTTGAAGCGGTAGAGGATTAGCTTTTAATCTTTCTGCAACTTGTTTTTCAACATTAAAGAAATTTGCTCCAGTCCTATCCATTTTATTTACGTAAATAATTCTTGGAACACCATATTTATTTGCTTGTCTCCAAACTGTTTCAGATTGAGGTTGAACACCACCTACTGAACAAAATACAGCAACAGCACCATCAAGAACCCTCATAGATCTCTCAACTTCAATTGTAAAGTCAACGTGACCCGGAGTGTCAATAATGTTTATTTGTAATTGCTCATTTGTTTTTGGGTGATTCCAAAAACAAGTAGTAGCAGCAGAAGTAATTGTAATACCTCTTTCTTGCTCTTGTTCCATCCAGTCCATTGTTGCAGCACCTTCATGAACCTCACCAATTTTATGAGAAACACCTGTATAGAATAAAATTCTTTCTGTTGTTGTTGTTTTTCCTGCATCAATGTGAGCAGCAATACCGATGTTTCTAACTCTGTTAAGTGGTATTTTTCTAGCCATTTATTTTTCCTACCATCTGTAGTGTGCAAATGCTTTATTAGCTTCTGCCATTCTGTGCATATCTTCTTTCTTCTTGAAAGAAGCTCCTCTTTCATTAGCAGCTTCGAATAACTCATTAGCTAATCTTTCTACCATAGTTCTTTCGTTTCTTTTTCTTGAATATTCTACTAACCATCTTAATGCTAAAGTTTGTCTTCTTACAGCTCTTACTTCAACAGGAACTTGGTATGTAGCTCCTCCAACTCTTCTAGATCTTACTTCTAAAAGTGGTTTAACATTTTCGATTGCTCTTTCGAATAAATCAAAACCTTTTTCTTCACCTCTTGCATCTAAGTTTGCAATCGCACCATATAAAATTTTCTCAGCAGTTGACTTTTTACCGTCTAACATAATTGCATTAACAAATTTTGTGATCACTTTACTATTGTAGATAGGATCAGCCATTATTTCTCTAACTGGAGCTTTTCTTCTTCTCATTTTCTTATCCTTCTACTTATTTTTTACCGGCTTTTGGTCGTTTAGTACCATATTTAGATCTTGCAACAGTTCTGTTTGCAACACCAGCAGTATCTAACGCACCTCTTACGATGTGGTATTTAACCCCAGGTAAGTCTTTTACTCTTCCACCTCTTACAAGTACAATTGAGTGCTCTTGTAAATTGTGACCTTCTCCACCGATATATGAAATAACTTCAAATCCTGTAGTTAATCTAACTTTTGCAACTTTTCTTAAAGCCGAGTTAGGTTTTTTTGGAGTTGTTGTATATACTCTTGTACATACTCCTCTTCTTTGTGGACATTCTTTTAATGCTGGCGATTTAGATTTTTTTATAACCTTTTTTCGCTCATTTCTTACAAGCTGATTAATTGTAGGCATTTCTTTCCTTTATATAAATTGGTTTGAGTAATTAAAGCTTTACTCAGGCTTCTCGTGCAAATCAACATTAAGTTGAAACGATACTCCCATTCTAGGAAACTAAATTGAGTTTTCTAAAAAAGTTAGCGATTATACTTAAAATTTCTTTAAATATTTCTTATATTGAATTTTCTTTTGATTTATCTATATGATGACTTTGATACTTTTATTTTTACATTATAAAAACCATTATTAGCTAAAAATATTCTAATTTCTTGATCTATAAACTTATTTTTAGGTCCTTTTATAATTTCTAAAATTGGCTCATTATCATTTTCAAAATTATCAAATTTTAATTCAAAATATGGAATTAAATTTCCACAAACTGCTCTAAACATCATAGGTGAGATATTATTTTCAAAGATAAATCTTTTCGTAGATTTATCTTCAACTATTATTGGATTGTGAATTAATCTTATTTCTTGTTCTTCCATAAAAAGTTCATTTTTCGATTTTGCTGATAAGTAATTTATCTCATCTATAATTTTTTCACTAAATTTTTCAAATTCATATGAATCAAAATCAAATCTATCTTTCATTTCAAACAATGGTTTTAAAATTTTTTCAATCTCTTTTTCTTGTAAGTTTTCATCATACAAAACTTTTGATGTTTTTATCAAATTATTTTCTTTAAAATAATCTGTATTAAATCCAATTGCAACACCATATCCATCATTTGCATATGCTCTCCATTGACTTAATAAATCTTCTCCTTGTGAAAATGAAGCTATATAAACATTTGGTTGTTTATTTTCATAAAATTTTAAAAAAGTGTTAAATTTTTCATAATTGTTTTTTGTAGTAATTTCTTGGATTTTTTTTAGAACTTTTTCTTTTATCCAGTGTATCTCTTTATAATCATTCAAATTATAAACAGAACTTAACCATAAAGTCTTATTTTGGATAATTGCTTTGAAAGCTTCAACATTGCAGTAATGATACATAATATTTCCCATGGTAAGTCTCCTTTGGGAAATATTATACTCAATTATAGTTGGGAAAAAAATATTAATTTTTATTTTCTAAATTATTCTTTAATAATTGTTTTAATTCAATAATTTCATCTTTTAATTCTTTGATCTCTTTTTCTATTTTCGCTTCGTGAGATTGAACTTCATCAATTATATGTTGCTCCTCTTTTTGATTTAAAATAGCCATTGCATCAACTATAATAGCAACTACTAAATTTATCATTACAAAAGTTACTACAAATATAAAAGGTACAAAGAAAACCCAAGCGTATGGATAAACATCCATTACAGGTCTTACAATTCCCATTGACCAAGATTCTAAAGTCATTATTTGGAATAATGTATAAAAAGATTCACCTAATGTTCCAAACCATTCAGGAAATTTTTCACCAAAAAGTTGTGTTGCCATAATTGCAAAAATATAAAAAAACAGTGTCATTAATGCAATTACAGATAACATACCTGGAATAACACTAATAAGTGCTGAAACTATTTTTCTCATTTGAGGAACAGCAGTAACTAACCTAAATAATCTAAGAACTCTTAAAACCCTTAATATCTCAAATCCTGAACTTGTAGGAACTAAAGAGATTGCTACAACAAAAAAATCAAACAAACTCCATGGGTCTTTAAAGAAAGAGATTCTATGAACATAAATTCTCAAAATAATCTCTATAGTAAAAATAGTTATAACAATTTGATTAAATATCGTTGTATAAACTCCAAAACTTTGCATAAAAGTTTTAGAAGTCTCTAATCCCATTGTAATACCATTTAATACAATTAAATAGATTATAAACTTTGTAAAAAAACCACTCTCTACAAAATTCTTTATTTTTAAATACATCCTTCTCCCTTTGAAAATTTTTTCGTAATAATAACCAAAAAAAAGCTTTGTATTAAATATTTTCTTCCACATTTGGCATATCTTTTAATAAAACCATTCTCATCCAAGCAGATGTTGTTATTTTAACACCTATCTCTTTTGACATTTTGTTAGCTTGTTCTTCAATCCAATCTTTTTCTATTTGATTTAAAGCTACAGGAATTGCCATATTTCTAACTTCACTTTGAATCTTTTTTGGTCTTCCCATAGATTTTTTTTTAACAACTTTTTCTTCTAATACTTTTTCTTCTGTTTTGATTTTTGTTGTGTTTAATTTTAATTTATCTGCGTATCCCATATCTATTTCTCTAAAACTTTTTTCAATTCAATCATATCTTCAATTGCATTTCTATAAATATGTCTTTTGAATCTGTTATTACCAGCTTTAGTCTCCACATATTCACAATCAAATAAGCTATCTTCTAAAACAGAAGATTCTCTTACAAAAATAATTGGTATATTTACATTAGAATCAATTTTAGTTATCTCTTCTTGTAAATACTCTTTCAACTCAACTGCTTTGTTATTATTTTTAGTTCTATTTACTACAATGATTATATTTTTGTTTATTTCAAGAACATCTTTCAAAGTAGCCATCGTTGCTTGAACATCAACTATAGATGTTAATGTTGGAATAACAATCTTATGAGCTTGTTTTACAATCTCATTTATTCTATTATCTTTAAAGCCACCAAAATCATATACAACTTTATCATCATACGGTATTTGCTCATACTCATCAATTGAAACTAAAAATCCTTTTTCTTCTGGCATCAAATTATGTGCTGAAGAGTGAGAATCATTTGTAACATAAGTATAATCAACCATTTGAGATATCTGAACAGATAAAGTTGTTTTCCCAACACCACCTTTAATACTATAAACAACAAACGACAATATGCACTCCTTTAAATTATTTCTATATAAATTTATAATAAATATAAAACTATATCTATTAATATACAAATATTATAACTTATATATTATTAAATATAAGTTCTATATATTCATATATAAACTATATAAATATATATTAAAAACTATAAATGTCCCGTTTTTACAAAAATAATAGTTTCATCTTCCACATAAGGAAAATGTTCACTTAAATGAGGACTCCTAATCCATGTACCTTTTGGATACATTCCATGCTCATCCATAAATGTGCCTTCTAAAACAAATATTTCTTCTCCACCCCAATGTTTATGAGAAATAAACTTTTCATTTTTAGGCCATTTTACTAACGCTGTTTGCTCAAATAAAGGCATTACTTCTAGATTTCCATGTCCTTTTAGCCATAGAGTATCATTTGTATCAATAATTATATTTTCAGATTCATCATTAAAATGATTCACTTTTCTAAATATAATGCAACCTATTTTACCAGCTATAACTAAAGCTTCATCCTCAGATGAGAGTCTTAAATATGTACCACTTTTGAACTCTCCATATTCATTTATATAAATTCCTTCTAAAACTAATATTTCAACACTATTTGTATTTGAATTGGTGTTTAGTTTACAATTTTCTTCAATTTTTATTATTGCTGTTTCTTCATTATTTATTTTAGATAACAATTTTTTTGAAACACCTTTTAATTTATTGTTAGTCCATTCTAAATCATTTGTATTAATTAAAGCTTTTTTTTCATATTTATCATTCATATTAATTCACTTTTTTTAAATTTATTTTTTAATAAAATGAAGATGTTAACGCTAATAAAATTAAATAGCACTTATTTTTTAATAGTAGATTGTTTTTAGTAAGACAAACTGAAACTATAAAAATCCCAATTTGTCGAGTTTTATGAGATATTTTGAGATTTATTGTTATTGTTTAGGAAGCAGTTTCATTGGGACTATCTGGAATTAAACTTTCTTATATAAATCCCTATAATTAGGGATTTTTTAGTTTTTTTAGTTATCTTGTACTGTCATTTGTACTGTTTTTAAATCTATTTTTTTCTTTTTTAAAATTTTATTTGATAAATTACTATAAGATAGAGCTTAGCTCTATCTTATTTCATTTTTAAGAGAAGGTTGACCAAACTCTATTAAGTTTGCGTTAGAATTTTTAAAATATTGTTCCCAAAAAGATTTTAATGACATTAAAATCTTTGGGTCACGATATGTTTTACTATTTTCTCCTGTAACTATTCCTGCTCCAATTACATATAAAGATGAATTTCCAAAATCACTAAAAAGATTGTTTTTTTCAACTGTTTGCAACTCTTTTTTCATGTCAATTAATCTTACTGTACCTTTAGAATAAAAAGAACTGATAGTTGAATTCTCAAGTAAATCTGATGCAAGAATAACTATTTTTTCATCAGCTTCAATTTGAGAAATTACATTTTTACCAAAATCTTCTAAAGCATAAAAAATATCAGATTTTGCAATATTTTCATCAGGTTTTAAAAAAGATTCTTGAATGCTTTTAACTGTTTGATTTTTTACAAAACCTACTTGGTCTTTCATACATTTATCTATTTTTTTTAAACTATCTTTTCTTTCATTATATCTTTGTTTCTCATCTAATGGCTTGTCTAATTTAAAATCAAAAACTTTCTCATTATAATGATTTCCAATGAATGCAGAAAATTTTGCTACATATATATAATTTCCAGCTCCAATATGTTTTACACTATTTTTTAAAATCTGTTCTTGTAAACTTTGATTAAAAGAAGTTGTTTCATCTATAAGAACAAAAATAGCTTTATCTATTCTCATATCACCTTTTGCTTCAGTTTTATAAATATCATAACAACTACTATTTGCATTCAAAGATAAAAAAGCTAATGCAACTAAAATAAAATATTTTATAATTCTCATACTAACTCCAATAATTGACCATCTTTTGGACAAAATTTAACACCTTTTTCATAGGTTGTTTTGCATTCAGGACAAGTAGGTACAAATTCTTTTTTTATAATTTTTTGACCACAAGAAGGACAAAATTTCGAATTTTCTTCTAATATTGTATTGCAATTTGAACAATTATGTATTTTTTCTTTTTGAACTTCTGTTCCACAAGAATTACAAAATTTTGTATTTTCAGGTAAAATCGCATTACAAGATGAACATAAAATATTATTTTTATTATTTACTTCTATTTCTTTTTTGTATCCATTTTCTTTTACTTTTTCCATATCACTATGAAAACTAAAATTTTCTCTTGCTTCATTTTTTACATACTCTTTAAAAGTTCTATAATCAGTCGACTTCAACATATCCATCTCTTTCGAAGAAGTAGATACTATATTTCCTTTTTGATACATTTTTTGTTGTAAAAGTTTTAATTTCTGTTCAGCAATTTTTACGATATTATCTTTTTCTCTTTTAAAATAATTTATAAAATCTTGCTTTGTTCTGAAATCACTTGAATCTTCAAAAGCTATTAGACTCTCTTTCCCAACGAACCCCCACTTAAATCCAAATAAAATACCTAAAAGTTGAATAAATACAAAAAGTACTGCTAAAACAATAAATGTTGCCCAGCCACCTTTTCTATCGCTATCCTGTGCTTCATCAAAAGCTTTAGAATCTGCATTTTGTTGAGATTGAATCAAAGAAGTAGGTAAAGATTGCTCATAAACATTTGTTTGAGTCATTGATTTTTCTTCTGTAAGTTGTTTTTCTAAAACTTGACCTCTTACATATGTAGCACCAATAGCAATCACAATTACAAAAATAGCAGTAACAATAGAAATAATCCATGTTTGAGTAACAGTTGCATTTGTAGAAACTCTGTTTAAAAGTTGACTATAATTTCTATCTTCATCATCTAAATTATTACTTTCTAATTTTATTCTACTGTCAGGTTCTAAATTCTTTTTATTATCTCTTCTATCATTTGAATAATAAGTTCTTATCTTTTTTAAAACGCTATTTTTATACACCTCATGACCTGTCCAGTGAGTAAATCCTACTAGAATAATCGAGATAATTAATGCTATACCAAATGCTCCATATTGTTGCAAAGCTTCACTAGCTCCTGGAATTGTGAATCCAGCTAATACATAAGCAAACCCTAAAGCTTCTAAAATAACTAATGCAAAAACAACTATCCACATAAACATAGGAAATGGTTTTCTTCCTAACTCATCCACTTTTGATAAGTATGATTTACATCTATCATAATGTTCAGGGTCTTTATCAAATCTATCATAATATCTATGAAAATCTGAACAAAGAGTAGTTTCACTACTAAACCATCCTTTTTCATCTACACTTGTAATATCTTTTGATAACTTTGCAATTTTCCCAATTACAGGAAAACTATACCATGTACAAGTCCACCAAAACTTAACTCTATCCCAATACTTCATTATAATAACAGCTGCTATTAATGAAAGTACTATTATTGATAATAACACTCTATGTGTTGCTAAAACTTCTTCTAAAAACTCTACCATTTTTCTCCCCCTTTTTATTTTATTCTTGCTATTTCAAACTGTTTTTCTAAAATTTGATTATTTTTTGTATAGTATAAAACACCTTTTGAACTATTTACATTTTTTTCATCAAATACTATATCCATACATTTCATCTGCGTATTTTGTTCTTCAAAAAAAACTCTATAAATAAGCCCTTCTGTACCTTGATAAGTATTTACTGATGTTGTAAGTTCTAAAGTTGCTTTTGCATCTTTTTCTCCTTTATAATCTTTATAAAAAGAAGCTTTGGGAAAATTAGTTGCAGAAGAGCTATTTTCTAAAACTGCGACAGGATTAATAGCTATTAATGTGTTTTCTATATTTGTAATAAATGGTACATTATTCAATCCTTTTTTATAATCAATAGTTTTATAAATAACTTTGTTAGTTTCAAGTGATTTTACATCTGCTTTTACTCTTGGCTTATCAGCTAAACAATTTTGATATACTTTAGTAGAATTATTAGCCTGTGCTTTTGTAATTAAAGAAAAATTACTATTTTGTAGAGAGTCTCCAAAATTAGTTTTTAATGCAAAACTATTATCAACTACCTTTTTACCATTAAAATCAAAAATATCTTTTGTATTACTAACTGTTTTAATCTCTTCTTTTTGTTCAATATTTAATGGTTGAGTTTCATTTGTAGTTAATAAAGATTTTTTATCATTACTTACTTTTTTAGGTTTTTCATCTTGATTTACTTTTGCTACTTTCGTGTTTTTAGGTTTTTCTATTTTTTCCACGATAATTTTAGGCTCAATTTTTCTAAAAAATTCAGGATTCGAAGTTCTTGAAGCATAATTTAAAATATCACTTTCATCTTTCAATTCAACAATTTCAACTCTTCTATTTTTATTTGCACCATCAACAGTATTATTATTTGCAATAGGATTATTCTCCCCGGCTCCTAAATAATAAATATTTGATTTTTTCACTCCGTTTATACTAAAAATATTTCCAACATTTTTTGCTCTTTCTTCAGATAATTTCTGATTATATGAAGAACTTCCACTATCATCAGTGTGACCAATTATTAGAATTTTTTTATCACTATTTTTATATTCACTTGCTATTTTATTAAAGAGTTGTTCAGCTTTAGGATTTAAATTACTTGAATTTAGTCCAAATTGTTGTTCATTTGAAAAGACAGTAAAAGAATCTCCTATAATATTACCCTTATTTGTCTCATCTTTTACATTTTTTGCTACAACTTGATTATTGTTCTGAACAATATTTTGAGATACTATTTCTACATTTTCTTCTTTTGCTAACTTAGCTAAATTTTCTCTTCGTGTATCTATCTCATTTCCTATTAAATACCCTATTCCTGCTCCTATTCCTGCTCCAACCAGCATACCAACATCACCACCTAATTCTTTACCAATAACAGCACCAATACCAGCACCAAGTGCTGTACCTCCAATTTTTCCAGCATTATCCATAAAAGCATTATTTGCAGCACAACCATTAAATAATATTAATGAAGCTACTGCAACAGAAACTGTTCTTTTTCTCATTTTATTTTCCTCATTTCTATATAATATTTAATAATTTTTATTAATATAAAATTATTTTTCGATTTTTAAATATGCAAAAATTTTCATTATATTGAAAATTAATAAAATCAAAAAACCTATACCAAAAAAAGGAATTAGTAAAATGCCAGCTATATAAACTTTAGCAGAAGTTTGCATTAAAGATATGTTATATTCAAGACCTATACAATTTAAAGCTTTGTACATTTTAATAATAGAAGCTATACCAAAAGCAACATATACTAAAATTCCAACTATCATTCCTCCCATACCAATACCAACACCTAAATCTAAACTATTTTGATTAAATGATGATAATCCACCAATCATTCCAGCTCCCATAATCAATGACATTACAATTGAGCCTATAAATACAAGTACATATCCTAAAATCATATTTTTAAATATATCTTTGTTATTTTTAGCATTTTCTGATAATTTATAAACACCGACTAATTCTAAAACCAAACCTATAATTAAAAATAGAACTCCAATTGCAGGTAATATTCCTAGAAAACTAATACCAACACCTATTGCTGCAAAAACTGCTCCTTTTCTTGTATCACTCTTGTCAATTTGTAATGAACCAATAATTTCATTATTAGTAAACGAATTATTTTGGCTTTTTATTATAAAAATATCTTTTGCAAAACCTTCATTTAATACAAAATTCACTTTTTGACCAACTCTTAATGTTTGGCTATTTGTATCCTCTTGTGTAAAAGAGTATCTATTACCATCTTCAGCTAATATAACTCCTGAACCATCTTCTTTTATATTTAGAATTTCCCCATTCATTCTAATCCTTTCTACTAAGATTATTTCATTATACAAAACAAATGACTCAGAAATAACTCTTTTTTATTTTTAATTTATTATTATTTTTATATTTTGATTATTTTATTGGTGTTTTATTAATTATTAAAATAAATATATAAACCTATTAATTTATTTTCTAAAAATTTTATTTATAATAAAAAATGATATTTTTTCATAAAATCATATTAATGATTGTTTAATTGTA
Coding sequences within:
- the rpsG gene encoding 30S ribosomal protein S7 is translated as MRRRKAPVREIMADPIYNSKVITKFVNAIMLDGKKSTAEKILYGAIANLDARGEEKGFDLFERAIENVKPLLEVRSRRVGGATYQVPVEVRAVRRQTLALRWLVEYSRKRNERTMVERLANELFEAANERGASFKKKEDMHRMAEANKAFAHYRW
- the rpsL gene encoding 30S ribosomal protein S12, encoding MPTINQLVRNERKKVIKKSKSPALKECPQRRGVCTRVYTTTPKKPNSALRKVAKVRLTTGFEVISYIGGEGHNLQEHSIVLVRGGRVKDLPGVKYHIVRGALDTAGVANRTVARSKYGTKRPKAGKK
- a CDS encoding DUF2971 domain-containing protein, with translation MGNIMYHYCNVEAFKAIIQNKTLWLSSVYNLNDYKEIHWIKEKVLKKIQEITTKNNYEKFNTFLKFYENKQPNVYIASFSQGEDLLSQWRAYANDGYGVAIGFNTDYFKENNLIKTSKVLYDENLQEKEIEKILKPLFEMKDRFDFDSYEFEKFSEKIIDEINYLSAKSKNELFMEEQEIRLIHNPIIVEDKSTKRFIFENNISPMMFRAVCGNLIPYFELKFDNFENDNEPILEIIKGPKNKFIDQEIRIFLANNGFYNVKIKVSKSSYR
- a CDS encoding ion transporter is translated as MYLKIKNFVESGFFTKFIIYLIVLNGITMGLETSKTFMQSFGVYTTIFNQIVITIFTIEIILRIYVHRISFFKDPWSLFDFFVVAISLVPTSSGFEILRVLRVLRLFRLVTAVPQMRKIVSALISVIPGMLSVIALMTLFFYIFAIMATQLFGEKFPEWFGTLGESFYTLFQIMTLESWSMGIVRPVMDVYPYAWVFFVPFIFVVTFVMINLVVAIIVDAMAILNQKEEQHIIDEVQSHEAKIEKEIKELKDEIIELKQLLKNNLENKN
- a CDS encoding ParA family protein, with protein sequence MSFVVYSIKGGVGKTTLSVQISQMVDYTYVTNDSHSSAHNLMPEEKGFLVSIDEYEQIPYDDKVVYDFGGFKDNRINEIVKQAHKIVIPTLTSIVDVQATMATLKDVLEINKNIIIVVNRTKNNNKAVELKEYLQEEITKIDSNVNIPIIFVRESSVLEDSLFDCEYVETKAGNNRFKRHIYRNAIEDMIELKKVLEK
- a CDS encoding cupin domain-containing protein; amino-acid sequence: MNDKYEKKALINTNDLEWTNNKLKGVSKKLLSKINNEETAIIKIEENCKLNTNSNTNSVEILVLEGIYINEYGEFKSGTYLRLSSEDEALVIAGKIGCIIFRKVNHFNDESENIIIDTNDTLWLKGHGNLEVMPLFEQTALVKWPKNEKFISHKHWGGEEIFVLEGTFMDEHGMYPKGTWIRSPHLSEHFPYVEDETIIFVKTGHL
- a CDS encoding zinc ribbon domain-containing protein, with protein sequence MVEFLEEVLATHRVLLSIIVLSLIAAVIIMKYWDRVKFWWTCTWYSFPVIGKIAKLSKDITSVDEKGWFSSETTLCSDFHRYYDRFDKDPEHYDRCKSYLSKVDELGRKPFPMFMWIVVFALVILEALGFAYVLAGFTIPGASEALQQYGAFGIALIISIILVGFTHWTGHEVYKNSVLKKIRTYYSNDRRDNKKNLEPDSRIKLESNNLDDEDRNYSQLLNRVSTNATVTQTWIISIVTAIFVIVIAIGATYVRGQVLEKQLTEEKSMTQTNVYEQSLPTSLIQSQQNADSKAFDEAQDSDRKGGWATFIVLAVLFVFIQLLGILFGFKWGFVGKESLIAFEDSSDFRTKQDFINYFKREKDNIVKIAEQKLKLLQQKMYQKGNIVSTSSKEMDMLKSTDYRTFKEYVKNEARENFSFHSDMEKVKENGYKKEIEVNNKNNILCSSCNAILPENTKFCNSCGTEVQKEKIHNCSNCNTILEENSKFCPSCGQKIIKKEFVPTCPECKTTYEKGVKFCPKDGQLLELV
- a CDS encoding OmpA family protein encodes the protein MRKRTVSVAVASLILFNGCAANNAFMDNAGKIGGTALGAGIGAVIGKELGGDVGMLVGAGIGAGIGYLIGNEIDTRRENLAKLAKEENVEIVSQNIVQNNNQVVAKNVKDETNKGNIIGDSFTVFSNEQQFGLNSSNLNPKAEQLFNKIASEYKNSDKKILIIGHTDDSGSSSYNQKLSEERAKNVGNIFSINGVKKSNIYYLGAGENNPIANNNTVDGANKNRRVEIVELKDESDILNYASRTSNPEFFRKIEPKIIVEKIEKPKNTKVAKVNQDEKPKKVSNDKKSLLTTNETQPLNIEQKEEIKTVSNTKDIFDFNGKKVVDNSFALKTNFGDSLQNSNFSLITKAQANNSTKVYQNCLADKPRVKADVKSLETNKVIYKTIDYKKGLNNVPFITNIENTLIAINPVAVLENSSSATNFPKASFYKDYKGEKDAKATLELTTSVNTYQGTEGLIYRVFFEEQNTQMKCMDIVFDEKNVNSSKGVLYYTKNNQILEKQFEIARIK
- a CDS encoding DUF996 domain-containing protein, which gives rise to MNGEILNIKEDGSGVILAEDGNRYSFTQEDTNSQTLRVGQKVNFVLNEGFAKDIFIIKSQNNSFTNNEIIGSLQIDKSDTRKGAVFAAIGVGISFLGILPAIGVLFLIIGLVLELVGVYKLSENAKNNKDIFKNMILGYVLVFIGSIVMSLIMGAGMIGGLSSFNQNSLDLGVGIGMGGMIVGILVYVAFGIASIIKMYKALNCIGLEYNISLMQTSAKVYIAGILLIPFFGIGFLILLIFNIMKIFAYLKIEK